The following are encoded together in the Salvia hispanica cultivar TCC Black 2014 chromosome 6, UniMelb_Shisp_WGS_1.0, whole genome shotgun sequence genome:
- the LOC125191668 gene encoding uncharacterized protein LOC125191668 — protein sequence MSFNKNPLRPYGQRSITSTPLFRASNRSNGCEQNAGIKAPTPKASRISLSDFLNRKLHRSSVLPTSIEGTEIPSSSPSRDVKGEREKSEGREGKGKSPIKGALDINMLKNIKSESSSAFRNTCSTNGIEIIDVDDIEPTRKRKCLFEDHVNKQTGRKRVVVLGDDSKPRKSSPRKVFTSGESKPYFNHYDNGGGWWDENMAGVDNEEVGCNDVWEGVGCTTLGGIEWN from the exons ATGAGTTTTAACAAGAATCCTCTTAGGCCATATGGGCAACGCTCCATCACCTCTACTCCTCTCTTCCGCGCTTCCAATCG GTCGAACGGTTGTGAGCAAAATGCGGGAATCAAAGCTCCGACACCAAAGGCTTCGCGCATCTCGCTCTCCGATTTCCTCAACAGGAAGCTGCACCGGAGTTCTGTGCTACCCACATCAATTGAG GGGACAGAGATACCATCTTCATCTCCGTCAAGGGATGTaaaaggagaaagagagaaaagtgaaGGAAGAGAAGGAAAGGGGAAGTCTCCAATTAAGGGTGCGCTTGATATCAACATGTTAAAGAACATTAAGAGCGAGAGCAGTAGTGCGTTCAGAAATACTTGCTCAACCAATGGAATAGAGATCATCGACGTTGATGATATAGAGCCAAcgagaaagagaaaatgtcTGTTTGAAG ATCATGTTAATAAGCAAACTGGTCGAAAGCGGGTGGTAGTCCTTGGAGATGATTCAAAACCACGAAAAAGTTCACCAAGGAAGGTTTTCACCAGTGGGGAAAGCAAACCTTATTTTAATCACT ATGATAATGGGGGTGGTTGGTGGGACGAGAATATGGCAGGCGTTGACAACGAAGAAGTCGGCTGCAATGATGTTTGGGAAGGAGTAGGCTGCACCACACTCGGGGGCATTGAATGGAATTAG
- the LOC125196227 gene encoding pre-mRNA-processing protein 40C isoform X2 encodes MRNLLVLKESRIEQLPSQLLFHARELGACCLRFSWEKLSGTDWTLVTTNDGKKYYYNTIQKVSSWQIPSEITELRKKHDADALQVSSVSVTNTNIITEKGSDLVSLSTPAANTGGRDAIAVRSSGASASSSALDLIKKKLQDSGIPDSSSSPSVSGSVSVELNGSKPMEATMKNIQNDNKDKNGDGDISNSSSDSEDEDGGPTMEDCLLQFKEMLKERGVAPFSKWEKELPKIVFDPRFKAIPDQSARRALFEHYVRTRAEEERKEKRAAQKAALEGFKQLLEEAKEGIDQNTDYQTFKRRWGDDPRFLALDRKEREHLLNERVLLLKRSAQEKAQAQRAVTTSNFKSLLKDREDITSTSRWSKVKDSLRSDPRYKSVKHEDREKLFNEYVAELKAAVEETAQKAKAKQDEEDKLKERERALRKRKEREEQEVERVRQKARRKEAVESYQALLVETIKDPQASWSESKLKLEKDPQGRAAHPHLDKSDLEKLFREHIKSLHERCAQDFRALLVDVITSEGASQETEDGKTILTSWSTAKLLLKTDPRYNKMPRKEREALWRRHADEILRKQKKDQDQGDKPADGKIKTSMDSGKHPWRTNDRR; translated from the exons ATGAGAAACCTTCTGGTTTTAAAGGAGAG TCGGATAGAGCAACTTCCCAGCCAACTCCTGTTTCATG CACGGGAGCTTGGAGCTTGTTGTTTGCGATTTTCCTG GGAGAAATTATCGGGTACTGATTGGACACTTGTCACCACTAATGatgggaaaaaatattattacaacACCATACAAAAG GTAAGTAGCTGGCAAATACCTAGTGAGATAACTGAGTTGAGAAAGAAGCATGATGCTGATGCTTTGCAAGTTTCTTCAGTGTCAGTGAccaatactaatattataactGAAAAAGGATCTGATCTTGTTAGCTTAAGCACACCTGCTGCTAACACAGGCGGTCGTGATGCCATAGCAGTTAGATCTTCAGGTGCATCTGCCTCATCTTCTGCACTGGATCTCATAAAAAAGAAGTTGCAAGATTCTGGAATTCCCGATTCTAGTTCCTCCCCATCTGTGTCTGGTTCAGTTTCAGTAGAACTTAATGGCTCAAAACCAATGGAGGCTACTAtgaaaaatatccaaaatgaTAATAAGGATAAGAACGGGGATGGTGACATATCCAATTCTTCTTCCGATTCCGAGGATGAAGATGGAGGCCCCACCATGGAGGACTGTCTCCTCCAGTTCAag GAGATGCTTAAGGAAAGGGGAGTGGCACCATTCTCAAAATGGGAGAAAGAACTtccaaaaatagtttttgaTCCACGCTTTAAG GCCATTCCAGACCAAAGTGCACGAAGAGCTCTCTTTGAGCACTATGTTCGAACTCGTGCTGAAGAGGAACGAAAGGAAAAACGAGCGGCTCAGAAGGCTGCTTTGGAAGGTTTCAAGCAGTTACTGGAAGAAGCAAAGGAG GGCATTGATCAGAATACTGATTATCAAACATTTAAGAGGAGATGGGGTGATGATCCTCGATTTCTGGCCTTGGACAGGAAAGAGAGGGAACATTTGTTAAATGAAAG GGTGTTACTTCTGAAAAGGAGTGCTCAAGAAAAAGCTCAAGCACAGCGTGCTGTAACTACATCTAATTTCAAGTCGCTGCTTAAGGATAGAGAAGACATTACATCTACTTCCAGGTGGTCAAAG GTGAAGGATAGCTTAAGAAGTGATCCCAGATACAAGTCAGTCAAGCATGAAGACAGGGAGAAGTTATTCAATGAATACGTAGCAGAACTAAAGGCTGCTGTAGAAGAGACTGCTCAGAAGGCAAAGGCAAAACAAGATGAGGAG GATAAACtaaaggagagagagagagctttGAGAAAAcgaaaagaaagagaagagcAAGAAGTTGAGAGAGTGAGGCAGAAAGCTCGCAGGAAGGAAGCTGTTGAATCATATCAAGCTCTATTGGtggaaacaataaaagatCCTCAG GCATCTTGGTCAGAATCAAAGCTGAAGTTGGAGAAGGATCCTCAAGGACGTGCTGCCCATCCACATCTCGATAAATCTGATTTAGAGAAACTTTTCCGTGAACACATTAAGTCCTTGCATGAG CGGTGTGCACAGGACTTCAGGGCTCTGTTGGTAGACGTCATAACTTCAGAAGGTGCATCTCAAGAAACAGAAGATGGTAAAACCATTTTAACATCTTGGTCGACAGCAAAACTACTCTTGAAGACTGATCCGAGATATAACAAAATGCcgaggaaagaaagagaagccTTGTGGCGACGACATGCTGATGAGATCCTGCGGAAGCAAAAGAAAGATCAAGATCAAGGAGACAAACCTGCTgatggaaaaattaaaactagcATGGATTCCGGGAAGCATCCGTGGAGAACCAATGACAGAAGATAG
- the LOC125196227 gene encoding pre-mRNA-processing protein 40C isoform X1: protein MPGAPALPNPPIQHNAAAIYPSAPPQAGPPGPWLSHQHIGGFARPSFSPYGASVPGPYPMPIRSTPPQSVSYSDIQPPGVSPAVSAMGAPAASFSAGNQSSHGSGQSELPPGIETNNETPSNEKLDAWTAHRTESGIVYYYNALTRESTYEKPSGFKGESDRATSQPTPVSWEKLSGTDWTLVTTNDGKKYYYNTIQKVSSWQIPSEITELRKKHDADALQVSSVSVTNTNIITEKGSDLVSLSTPAANTGGRDAIAVRSSGASASSSALDLIKKKLQDSGIPDSSSSPSVSGSVSVELNGSKPMEATMKNIQNDNKDKNGDGDISNSSSDSEDEDGGPTMEDCLLQFKEMLKERGVAPFSKWEKELPKIVFDPRFKAIPDQSARRALFEHYVRTRAEEERKEKRAAQKAALEGFKQLLEEAKEGIDQNTDYQTFKRRWGDDPRFLALDRKEREHLLNERVLLLKRSAQEKAQAQRAVTTSNFKSLLKDREDITSTSRWSKVKDSLRSDPRYKSVKHEDREKLFNEYVAELKAAVEETAQKAKAKQDEEDKLKERERALRKRKEREEQEVERVRQKARRKEAVESYQALLVETIKDPQASWSESKLKLEKDPQGRAAHPHLDKSDLEKLFREHIKSLHERCAQDFRALLVDVITSEGASQETEDGKTILTSWSTAKLLLKTDPRYNKMPRKEREALWRRHADEILRKQKKDQDQGDKPADGKIKTSMDSGKHPWRTNDRR from the exons ATGCCTGGTGCTCCTGCTCTCCCCAACCCTCCCATTCAGCATAATGCAGCTGCTATCTACCCATCTGCTCCTCCTCAGGCTGGTCCTCCTGGACCATGGCTGTCTCATCAGCACATCGGTGGCTTTGCTAGACCATCTTTTTCACCTTATGGTGCTTCTGTTCCTGGGCCTTATCCAATGCCGATACGTAGCACGCCCCCACAATCTGTTTCATATTCTGATATCCAACCTCCTGGAGTTTCACCTGCAGTATCTGCAATGGGGGCTCCTGCAGCCTCCTTTTCTGCTGGTAACCAGTCATCCCATGGTTCTGGACAGTCAGAGTTACCCCCTGGAATCG AAACTAATAATGAAACTCCTAGCAATGAAAAACTGGATGCCTGGACAGCCCACAGGACAGAGTCTGGAATTGTGTACTATTATAACGCATTGACAAGGGAGTCTACATATGAGAAACCTTCTGGTTTTAAAGGAGAG TCGGATAGAGCAACTTCCCAGCCAACTCCTGTTTCATG GGAGAAATTATCGGGTACTGATTGGACACTTGTCACCACTAATGatgggaaaaaatattattacaacACCATACAAAAG GTAAGTAGCTGGCAAATACCTAGTGAGATAACTGAGTTGAGAAAGAAGCATGATGCTGATGCTTTGCAAGTTTCTTCAGTGTCAGTGAccaatactaatattataactGAAAAAGGATCTGATCTTGTTAGCTTAAGCACACCTGCTGCTAACACAGGCGGTCGTGATGCCATAGCAGTTAGATCTTCAGGTGCATCTGCCTCATCTTCTGCACTGGATCTCATAAAAAAGAAGTTGCAAGATTCTGGAATTCCCGATTCTAGTTCCTCCCCATCTGTGTCTGGTTCAGTTTCAGTAGAACTTAATGGCTCAAAACCAATGGAGGCTACTAtgaaaaatatccaaaatgaTAATAAGGATAAGAACGGGGATGGTGACATATCCAATTCTTCTTCCGATTCCGAGGATGAAGATGGAGGCCCCACCATGGAGGACTGTCTCCTCCAGTTCAag GAGATGCTTAAGGAAAGGGGAGTGGCACCATTCTCAAAATGGGAGAAAGAACTtccaaaaatagtttttgaTCCACGCTTTAAG GCCATTCCAGACCAAAGTGCACGAAGAGCTCTCTTTGAGCACTATGTTCGAACTCGTGCTGAAGAGGAACGAAAGGAAAAACGAGCGGCTCAGAAGGCTGCTTTGGAAGGTTTCAAGCAGTTACTGGAAGAAGCAAAGGAG GGCATTGATCAGAATACTGATTATCAAACATTTAAGAGGAGATGGGGTGATGATCCTCGATTTCTGGCCTTGGACAGGAAAGAGAGGGAACATTTGTTAAATGAAAG GGTGTTACTTCTGAAAAGGAGTGCTCAAGAAAAAGCTCAAGCACAGCGTGCTGTAACTACATCTAATTTCAAGTCGCTGCTTAAGGATAGAGAAGACATTACATCTACTTCCAGGTGGTCAAAG GTGAAGGATAGCTTAAGAAGTGATCCCAGATACAAGTCAGTCAAGCATGAAGACAGGGAGAAGTTATTCAATGAATACGTAGCAGAACTAAAGGCTGCTGTAGAAGAGACTGCTCAGAAGGCAAAGGCAAAACAAGATGAGGAG GATAAACtaaaggagagagagagagctttGAGAAAAcgaaaagaaagagaagagcAAGAAGTTGAGAGAGTGAGGCAGAAAGCTCGCAGGAAGGAAGCTGTTGAATCATATCAAGCTCTATTGGtggaaacaataaaagatCCTCAG GCATCTTGGTCAGAATCAAAGCTGAAGTTGGAGAAGGATCCTCAAGGACGTGCTGCCCATCCACATCTCGATAAATCTGATTTAGAGAAACTTTTCCGTGAACACATTAAGTCCTTGCATGAG CGGTGTGCACAGGACTTCAGGGCTCTGTTGGTAGACGTCATAACTTCAGAAGGTGCATCTCAAGAAACAGAAGATGGTAAAACCATTTTAACATCTTGGTCGACAGCAAAACTACTCTTGAAGACTGATCCGAGATATAACAAAATGCcgaggaaagaaagagaagccTTGTGGCGACGACATGCTGATGAGATCCTGCGGAAGCAAAAGAAAGATCAAGATCAAGGAGACAAACCTGCTgatggaaaaattaaaactagcATGGATTCCGGGAAGCATCCGTGGAGAACCAATGACAGAAGATAG
- the LOC125195371 gene encoding putative B3 domain-containing protein Os03g0621600, producing MQLIPNQWILLHGVDMPLECELEMPHGTSWTVGVTIVGRRCYFERGWNVFVNQTRIERSDTVVFTYHGRGKFKVMRFRTNGLMPMTDIHLEPEFAEQGYRTPDSQSDDNDDYNYSNYNDRPISALPAFTIVLLASDLESGPMLPVIWWKTNIRDDNLIQTVKLISSDSDPTYVYVLAEDEVVKVCRGWRWFARSKNLRVGDLCRFELIPVQETTLRVSINR from the exons ATGCAGCTGATACCAAATCAATGGATTTTGCTTCATGGAGTGGACATGCCTCTCGAGTGCGAGCTGGAAATGCCACACGGAACCTCATGGACGGTCGGAGTGACTATAGTGGGAAGAAGATGCTACTTCGAACGAGGATGGAATGTTTTCGTCAATCAGACCCGGATAGAGAGAAGCGATACCGTGGTCTTCACTTATCACGGAAGAGGCAAATTCAAGGTGATGCGCTTTAGGACGAACGGATTGATGCCCATGACTGATATACATC TCGAACCAGAGTTCGCCGAGCAAGGCTATCGGACCCCGGACTCTCAAAGTGATGACAATGATGACTATAATTACTCGAACTATAACGATAGGCCTATCTCAGCTCTACCAGCATTTACTATTGTACTACTTGCCTCCGACCTTGAGAGTGGACCG atgCTACCGGTGATATGGTGGAAAACTAACATCCGAGATGATAATCTTATTCAAACTGTCAAACTAATTTCCTCGGACTCGGACCCTACTTATGTGTACGTATTGGCTGAAGATGAAGTTGTGAAGGTGTGCAGGGGATGGAGGTGGTTCGCAAGATCAAAAAATCTGCGCGTCGGAGATTTATGCAGGTTCGAGTTGATTCCTGTACAAGAGACCACTCTACGGGTGTCAATTAATCGCTAG
- the LOC125192046 gene encoding uncharacterized protein LOC125192046 translates to MSSNIPSQETFLYKGKWTAEVDSMLLSVITRSKMKQRWSGTVIPIPILEEAVAAIASDTDLVFTWRELYERFQFFEVRFRTFDLVVHTRGVHWNVNTNLVNAPEQVWKEIYKRNTLVAAYHHYGDPEYHKLAQLFGVTEPKKEPNSDNDVVVLSDTTVPIVGQEYPPSPRGGEYDPSGAASESVCSPILHNVAPPRRKLFADAYQNLDNESGNESDHVFLAPRNKSDLKGKASSFDHSKSRSKPFNPVASPRGSSCGSNSPNQWWRNNFK, encoded by the exons ATGAGCAGCAACATACCATCTCAAGAAACTTTCTTGTACAAAGGAAAATGGACAGCAGAGGTGGACTCCATGCTATTGTCGGTGATCACCCGATCCAAGATGAAGCAACGATGGAGTGGAACTGTCATACCGATACCCATTCTTGAGGAGGCAGTGGCTGCTATAGCCTCTGACACTGATTTGGTGTTCACTTGGCGTGAGTTGTATGaacgttttcaatttttcgaGGTTCGTTTTCGAACATTCGACCTAGTGGTTCATACTCGTGGCGTTCATTGGAATGTGAATACCAACTTGGTTAATGCCCCTGAACAAGTGTGGAAGGAAATTTACAAG agaaatACGCTAGTTGCGGCATACCATCACTATGGTGATCCCGAGTATCATAAGCTCGCCCAGCTTTTTGGTGTTACCGAGCCGAAGAAAGAACCAAATTCCGACAACGACGTCGTCGTCTTATCCGACACAACTGTGCCGATTGTTGGTCAAGAATATCCACCGAGTCCTAGGGGTGGGGAGTATGACCCATCTGGAGCGGCAAGTGAATCCGTGTGCTCCCCGATTCTTCACAATGTAGCACCCCCAAGACGCAAATTGTTTGCTGATGCGTAccaaaatttggataatgagTCTGGCAATGAAAGTGATCATGTTTTTCTAGCTCCACGAAATAAGAGTGATCTGAAGGGGAAGGCTTCGTCTTTTGACCACTCGAAGTCGCGTTCAAAACCTTTCAACCCGGTTGCATCTCCTCGTGGCAGCTCTTGTGGGTCCAATAGCCCAAACCAATGGTGGAGAAACAACTTCAAGTAA
- the LOC125192983 gene encoding uncharacterized protein LOC125192983, with protein sequence MVNACLGRRRHKPKGDRTRRSWTEREEETLVVWLKEISVTGWKADNGFRAGYLTQLENAMKQQFPNTDIKGTPQINSKLTAWKKLYNSLVRMLDRSGVGFNIDYKIDCDDH encoded by the exons A TGGTGAATGCATGTCTTGGCCGCCGCCGACACAAGCCCAAGGGTGACCGCACACGCCGGAGCTGGACTGAACGGGAGGAGGAAACGCTAGTTGTCTGGTTGAAGGAGATCTCTGTCACCGGATGGAAAGCTGACAATGGATTCCGGGCAGGTTATCTCACACAGCTTGAAAATGCAATGAAGCAGCAGTTTCCGAACACAGACATAAAGGGCACTCCACAAATCAACTCCAAATTAACCGCTTGGAAGAAGTTATACAACTCGTTGGTACGAATGCTTGATCGCAGTGGAGTGGGCTTCAACATCGACTACAAGATAGATTGTGATGACCATTAG
- the LOC125196398 gene encoding dihydroxy-acid dehydratase, chloroplastic: MQASFLLSPPTPLAAFKTHSPSSLPIKTPSPLTVRASTTTETAVPPPPPAAATKLNKYSSRITEPKSQGGSQAVLYGVGLSDDDLKKPQIGISSVWYEGNTCNMHLLKLAEAVKEGVTEAGMVGFRFNTIGVSDAISMGTRGMCYSLQSRDLIADSIETVMSAQWYDGNISIPGCDKNMPGTIMAMGRLNRPSIMVYGGTIKPGHFQGHTYDIVSAFQVYGEYVSGSISDEERVNVLRNSCPGAGACGGMYTANTMASAIEAMGMSLPYSSSTPAEDPLKLDECRLAGKYLLDLIKMDLKPQDIITERSLRNAMVIVMALGGSTNAVLHLIAIAKSVGVELTLNDFQKVSDAVPFLADLKPSGKYVMEDVHKIGGTPAIIRFLLEQGFLDGDCITVTGQTLAENAKLYPSLPENQQIIRPLSNPIKETGHLQVLYGNLAPEGSVAKITGKEGLYFSGPALVFEGEESMIAALAENSSSFKGKVIIIRGEGPKGGPGMPEMLTPTSAIMGAGLGKEVALLTDGRFSGGSHGYVVGHICPEAQEGGPIGLVENGDVITIDIEKKRMDVDLTEAELNERRKKWTPPPYRATKGVLYKYIKNVQSASNGCVTDE; the protein is encoded by the exons ATGCAGGCCTCCTTCCTCCTCTCCCCTCCCACTCCCCTCGCCGCCTTCAAAACCCACTCACCCTCCTCCCTCCCCATCAAAACCCCCTCCCCCCTCACCGTCCGcgcctccaccaccaccgAAACCGCCgtccctccgccgccgcccgcCGCCGCGACGAAGCTGAACAAGTACAGCTCCAGAATCACCGAGCCGAAGTCGCAGGGCGGCTCTCAGGCGGTCCTCTACGGCGTGGGCCTCTCCGACGACGACCTCAAAAAGCCCCAAATTGGAATCTCCTCCGTCTGGTACGAAGGGAACACCTGCAATATGCATCTTCTGAAGCTCGCTGAGGCGGTGAAGGAGGGCGTGACGGAGGCCGGAATGGTGGGGTTTAGGTTCAACACGATTGGCGTCAGCGACGCTATCTCGATGGGGACGAGGGGGATGTGCTACAGTTTGCAGTCTAGGGATTTGATTGCTGATAGCATAGAGACTGTTATGTCTGCTCAGTGGTATGATGGCAACATTTCCATTCCCGGCTGTGACAAGAAT ATGCCTGGCACTATTATGGCTATGGGACGACTGAACCGCCCTAGCATCATGGTTTATGGTGGTACGATTAAG CCAGGTCATTTTCAAGGTCACACTTACGACATAGTATCTGCCTTCCAG GTTTATGGAGAGTATGTGAGTGGGTCAATAAGTGATGAAGAAAGAGTGAATGTACTTCGTAATTCATGTCCTGGAGCTGGGGCTTGTGGTGGGATGTATACTGCAAATACAATGGCTTCAGCGATCGAGGCTATGGGGATGTCTCTTCCTTACAG TTCGTCAACCCCTGCTGAAGACCCTTTAAAGTTGGATGAATGCCGCCTTGCGGGGAAATATTTGCTAGACTTGATCAAAATGGACTTGAAACCTCAGGATATCATCACTGAAAGATCATTGCGTAATGCAATGGTGATTGTCATGGCACTTGGTGGATCTACAAATGCAGTTTTGCATTTGATTGCCATAGCCAA GTCTGTTGGTGTGGAGTTAACTCTAAACGATTTCCAGAAGGTCAGTGATGCGGTTCCGTTCCTTGCAGATCTTAAACCTAGTGGTAAATATGTGATGGAGGATGTTCACAAG ATTGGAGGTACACCTGCAATCATTCGTTTTTTGCTGGAACAAGGGTTTTTGGATGGGGATTGTATTACAG TTACGGGCCAAACTTTGGCTGAGAATGCAAAGCTATATCCTTCCCTGCCTGAAAATCAG CAAATAATTAGACCCCTGTCGAACCCCATCAAAGAAACAGGTCACTTACAGGTATTATATGGCAATCTTGCGCCTGAAGGCTCTGTGGCTAAGATCACTGGGAAAGAGGGGTTGTACTTCTCTg GCCCTGCACTTGTATTTGAAGGAGAGGAATCTATGATTGCAGCTCTCGCTGAAAATTCATCAAGCTTCAag GGAAAGGTAATCATTATTCGCGGAGAAGGGCCCAAAGGTGGGCCAGGCATGCCCGAAATGTTAACCCCAACGAGTGCTATAATGGGTGCTGGACTTGGCAAG GAAGTTGCACTACTAACAGATGGGAGGTTTTCTGGAGGTTCACATGGATATGTGGTGGGCCATATATGTCCCGAGGCACAG GAAGGTGGTCCCATTGGTCTGGTTGAGAACGGAGATGTGATCACCATAGATATcgagaagaagagaatggaTGTAGACCTAACAGAGGCAGAGTTGAACGAACGCAGAAAGAAGTGGACACCACCACCTTACAGAGCCACCAAAGGAGTTCTGTACAAG TATATCAAAAATGTACAATCGGCCTCAAATGGATGCGTGACTGATGAGTAG
- the LOC125196397 gene encoding sm-like protein LSM5, translating to MSSNNPSQLLPSELIDRCIGSKIWVIMKGDKELVGTLRGFDVYVNMVLEDVTEYEITSEGRRITKLDQILLNGNNIAILVPGGSPDPE from the exons ATGTCTTCTAACAATCCATCGCAGCTCCTCCCATCAG AGTTGATTGACCGATGCATCGGGTCGAAAATATGGGTGATAATGAAGGGAGACAAGGAGCTGGTGGGTACCCTCCGCGGCTTCGATGTGTATGTTAATATGGTGTTGGAAGATGTTACTGAATA TGAGATCACTTCTGAAGGACGCCGTATTACAAAACTTGACCAAATCTTGCTCAACGGCAACAACATTGCCATA TTGGTTCCCGGTGGCTCACCTGACCCAGAATGA